The following coding sequences lie in one Candidatus Planktophila sulfonica genomic window:
- the truA gene encoding tRNA pseudouridine(38-40) synthase TruA has translation MAQPTLFPESGFRRLRIDIAYDGTNFFGWGAQPDRRTIQDLVEEAISRISRTDTNSIVAGRTDAGVHATGQVIHVDLPDAMFAGDLNYIDFRYKLNRILDEDVRIMNITDAPEGFHARFSALRRYYVYKIIDNNDVIPPLSRYDVASWYRPLDVNRMNEASKLVIGHHDFAAFCKFRQGGTTIRSLEKYEWKRTEDGLLVADVVADAFCYSMVRNLVGAVVCVADGRKDPSWMAELLANKERVSDSLVFPARGLSLYRVDYPTNDQLLERAKVTIGKRDGSD, from the coding sequence ATGGCGCAGCCCACTCTCTTTCCTGAGAGTGGGTTTCGTCGTTTAAGGATCGATATCGCCTACGACGGCACCAACTTCTTTGGCTGGGGCGCACAACCTGACCGTCGCACAATTCAGGATCTTGTTGAAGAGGCAATTTCACGTATCTCGCGAACAGATACCAACTCAATTGTGGCCGGACGAACCGATGCAGGCGTTCACGCAACTGGGCAGGTAATCCACGTTGATCTGCCTGATGCGATGTTTGCCGGAGATCTCAACTACATAGATTTCAGATACAAACTCAACCGCATCCTCGATGAAGATGTTCGCATCATGAATATCACCGATGCCCCCGAAGGATTCCACGCACGTTTTTCCGCCCTACGCCGATACTACGTTTACAAGATCATCGACAACAACGATGTGATTCCACCGCTTTCTCGATATGACGTTGCATCTTGGTATCGCCCACTCGACGTTAATCGAATGAATGAAGCGAGCAAGCTCGTTATCGGCCACCATGACTTTGCTGCCTTCTGTAAGTTCCGCCAAGGTGGAACAACTATTCGCTCTCTCGAAAAGTATGAGTGGAAGCGCACTGAAGATGGTTTGCTCGTTGCAGATGTTGTCGCCGATGCCTTCTGTTATTCCATGGTTCGAAACCTTGTGGGCGCAGTTGTCTGCGTTGCCGATGGTCGCAAAGATCCAAGTTGGATGGCTGAACTACTGGCCAATAAAGAGCGAGTGTCGGACTCACTTGTCTTTCCTGCGCGCGGCTTAAGCCTCTATCGCGTGGATTACCCAACTAATGATCAACTTCTTGAACGCGCAAAGGTCACCATCGGCAAGAGAGATGGCAGCGACTAG
- the rplQ gene encoding 50S ribosomal protein L17 has product MPKPTKGPRLGSGPSHERLILRTLAEQLFEHGKITTTEAKAKRLRPLAEKLITFGKKGDLPARREVMARIANKSVVHQLFTVIAPTFANREGGYTRITKIGPRKGDNAPMAVIELVTDK; this is encoded by the coding sequence ATGCCAAAGCCAACTAAAGGCCCACGTTTGGGTTCAGGCCCATCACACGAGCGCTTGATTCTTCGTACTCTTGCTGAGCAATTGTTCGAGCACGGAAAGATCACAACTACAGAAGCAAAGGCGAAGCGTCTTCGTCCACTTGCTGAAAAGTTGATCACCTTCGGTAAGAAGGGCGACCTACCTGCTCGTCGTGAAGTAATGGCGCGTATCGCTAACAAGAGCGTTGTACACCAGCTCTTCACAGTGATTGCACCTACATTCGCTAACCGCGAAGGTGGATACACACGTATTACAAAGATCGGTCCACGTAAGGGCGACAACGCTCCTATGGCAGTGATCGAACTCGTAACAGATAAGTAA
- a CDS encoding DNA-directed RNA polymerase subunit alpha: MLIAQRPTLSEEVISENRSRFIIEPLEPGFGYTLGNSMRRTLLSSIPGAAVTSIRVAGALHEFTTLEGVKEDLTDIVLNIKNLVLSSDNDEPSVIYIRKSGAGAVTGADIAVPSGVEVHNPELHIATLNGKANLEIELTVERGRGYVTAVQNKQAGAEIGRIPVDSIYSPVLKVTYKVEATRVEQRTDFDRLVVDVETKPSMKPRDAVASAGKTLVELFGLARELNLDAEGIEMGPSVMDAALAADLALPIEDLDLTVRSYNCLKREGIHTVGELVNRSEADLLDIRNFGSKSIDEIKAKLVSMGMSLKDSPAGFDPSQHQNYNVSDEDFADADQA, from the coding sequence GTGCTAATTGCACAACGCCCAACGCTTAGCGAAGAAGTAATTTCCGAGAACCGCTCACGTTTCATCATTGAACCGCTTGAGCCAGGTTTCGGCTACACACTCGGCAACTCAATGCGCCGTACCTTGCTTTCATCTATTCCAGGTGCAGCAGTTACAAGCATTCGCGTTGCCGGAGCTCTCCACGAGTTCACAACACTTGAAGGTGTAAAGGAAGACCTCACAGATATCGTCTTGAATATTAAGAACCTTGTTCTTTCAAGCGATAACGATGAGCCTTCAGTTATCTACATCCGCAAGTCAGGTGCAGGCGCTGTTACAGGTGCTGACATTGCTGTTCCAAGTGGCGTAGAAGTTCACAACCCTGAACTCCACATCGCAACACTTAACGGCAAGGCAAACCTCGAAATCGAACTTACTGTCGAGCGCGGTCGTGGCTACGTCACAGCTGTACAGAACAAGCAAGCTGGAGCAGAGATTGGTCGCATTCCTGTTGACTCAATCTATTCACCAGTTTTGAAGGTTACATACAAGGTAGAAGCAACTCGCGTTGAACAGCGCACAGACTTCGATCGTCTTGTTGTTGATGTCGAAACAAAGCCATCAATGAAGCCACGCGATGCTGTTGCATCAGCTGGTAAGACACTTGTTGAACTCTTCGGTCTTGCACGCGAACTCAATCTTGATGCTGAAGGTATCGAGATGGGGCCATCTGTTATGGATGCTGCTCTTGCTGCTGATCTTGCTCTTCCAATCGAAGATCTCGATCTCACAGTTCGTTCATACAACTGCTTGAAGCGCGAAGGCATTCACACAGTTGGAGAGCTCGTCAACCGTTCAGAGGCTGACCTACTCGACATCCGTAACTTTGGATCAAAGTCAATCGACGAGATCAAGGCGAAGCTTGTATCAATGGGAATGTCTCTCAAGGACAGCCCAGCAGGTTTCGATCCATCACAACACCAGAACTACAACGTGTCAGATGAAGACTTCGCTGACGCAGATCAGGCATAA